A window of Anabas testudineus chromosome 7, fAnaTes1.2, whole genome shotgun sequence genomic DNA:
GCCATGACAAAGAGTAACATGTTGTTATGAGAGTAAGTTATGTGAAATTAAaccgacaaaaaaaaaaaaaaaaaaatcaataacagCTTCCATGAGAATGGaggcttttctttgtctttattggCTCCGCTCGACACAGAAAAGAAAGCATGGCGTGTAATTTGTTGTCTAGTAGCAGAAAATTGCAGTGCTGTCCGACAAGCATCTGATTTTCCCACCAATGTTTCGGTACTTATGCATGAAAGCAGAGAAGAATGAAGGAAATTAGAGAAAAACTAATCCCCTGCATCCTCCCTGTACGTCAGCTACACTAAATTATTTCGAAATTCCTTAATTTAATCAAGAATTTCAATTCCATGcccacagaaaagaaaaccaaactaGTTGCTGAAGGTCAAGATGGTGACAAATCGGACTCCTATGCATCTTAAATCACCTCCAGCAGAAAAAACTTCTTGGTCTATATGAAAACTGTCATGCATTATCACATTATATTAATTTTTAGATAATGATTTATGGGTACGTGAGAAGGAGCAATAAGTCTTCATGAGTCCTTCTTGATTCATCCTGAACAAGCCGCTGTGTGGTGATAACATcatattcagtttttaattaaaaccttCTTGTGCCACCAAAAGTGAAGTCACACATATCGAGTAGTTTCGAgtcccttcttcttcttatgATGGTCTGATCATTTCCTaccgtttgtgtgtgtagtggtgtgtagttgtagtagtgTAGACAAGAAGGGAACTGAAGGGAATTCAGTTAAGTCCTTAATAACGTGTTTTGTGTCTTCATGCTTGAAAAAACCTCTAACAGGCAAAGCAAAAAAGTCTAAGAACGagttgagaaaaataaaataacatgagCCAGTAACACAATGTGAAGGTTATCTGGAGTTTAAACATTCATTTACAGTGTTTCCCAGTCTTTTCGGTAACTCACCACTAACCATGCTGCATACTACTGTGTAGCAATTGGTTATCAGTTATTAAGGAACTACTCACCAGTGAAAGGTGAAGATCTATGTCAAGTTTTAATAAACAAGACAGCACAAGTTCTACATTTCAgcaactttattaaaaaaaataaaacatatacattATAGCCTATAAAAGTATTGTGGAAATCTGTACAGTGCAATTTACAAACATTGAATTAAACTATGACTTAAGGTAGCTACAGCTTTTGATCATCTCTACCAAGGCCTCCAGACGTGCTGCATGTTGGCACCTTCATCCCTTTGACTCTCAGGATGAAACGTCTTGCAACTGGAACTTGTTTCTTTTCGTGCGGACGCTGCAGCAAACATGGCCTGTTTAGTTCCTGGTGACTTCTGTGCGCATTTGTTTTGTAGAAAACGAGACTTGCTTGGACTGTGAGGTTTCAGTACATTAGCTTTGGCGGTGTTTGTCTCCTCAGGTCCAGCTGCCGACGGGACAAATCTCCGCGCCTTATCCTGTGTCTCAGCTTGGCCAGGGccgctgtccatggtgctggaGACGTCCCCTCGTCCAAGAGAGCGGCAGAGTTTAGTGGAAAGCTGCGACAGCATCCAGCGGTCACTTCCGTTCAAGTTGTCTGCCATCAGTAAGTACTGGTTGAAGTCTGCCAGACAACCACGGAAGCCAAATTGGAAATCAGAAAGTTCGTGAGCAGCAGTGCCTGAAAAGAATTGAATGACATCTGAAGGTAAGAGACACGCAGAGTTCACAATGGTTTGATTGAATAGTTCAAAACATTAGACGCCTGTTTGAAAAGGGCCTGAGGTCTAGTGTAAGAAGGAGGTCATAACTCACAGCTCTTGATCTTTTGGAGGTTCCTTAGATGTTTGACAGTGAGCTCAAGTATGTCGGCCTTTTCCAGTTTGCGCTTCCGAATCTGAGAAAGATGACATTGAAATGAAGGGTTTCCTATTAGTATTAGTTAGTTAAGCATAAATTGTTCgaagtaaaaatgtaattgtgttgATGAGGCGCAGCCTGCATACTTACATTACTGCTGTAGTAGCTCTCCAGAAGAGATTTTAATTGGTCCAAACTCTTGTTTATGCGAGCTCTTCGTTTCTTTTCCATGAGTGGTTTGGATACCTGCAAAAAAGCGGGTAAAATTAATTTAGCATAGAACACACATTAGTCTGCCCCTAAATCCTGTTCTTCTGAAGATGTTGGTGTACACACCTTGGTACCAGCAATGGGCTTGGACTTTTCTGTTGTCGCCACCATTCTCTTTCTTGGTTTCCTCGAGGTTGATCTTTCTTTCGCTGACCAACAAATGAAGGAGTTGACCCTGAGTGGATTTATATAGAGACACTCACTTAACATCTCAATGCAGCAGTCCCGCCTGTCTCTTGCGCTCAAATGAGCAACACTGGCGTCATTTGACAGTCAAAACCAATCAGGCTTAGATCACCAGagaaaattgaaaacattttcagttgcTGAAGGTTATGTGATGTCCATTCAGTTTATTGGGTTAAGTTTAGTAGTAAACTATTAACAAATGCAAGTGATGCTTGCTGCAGAGAAATAGCCATCTAAAAGTTCAGGGGAGCCCAGATTAATATACACGTATACATGTAGCTTATGGACTACAAATCGAGGGCCTACATGTGTACGCACATGCATAACattgtaatttacattttgatttaaattataTGTTATTGTTTTGAGATCACACAAAATGTTATAGTGCCAATAGTGACTTTTGGTTACATTACGTGTAAATACCCAAGAAACAACGTGTGGGGCGAAATGGAAATAGAAGcataaaaatgataaacatAATGGGTGAGTCTTCCAGCCACTATTGACTCCTATATTCAGTCTTTTATGTAAGTTTCACGCCACCCGGTCGAAGGCAGCACCGTGGTAATTCCGTGATGTCCTCCCAACATTTCGATTTTCTGGTGACCACTTGTAGATAATCTGTCACACCTGGAAAGTGATGTCAGTCAACTTACTGTTTTAGGACAAAATGCGCAGCCACacttttgtttgtgcttgtaaaCTACCAAACAAGTAAGTGACGACAAAATTCAtagtagatttaaaaaataaaggaaaactaTCTTAACACTTAAGGATTCTTTGGGTATTGTGCATCGCCAGTTTTTGTCAATCATACCAGGCGCTGAGAGGCACCGAGGAGAATCGTGGGCCGCCCCTTGTCCTCGGTCCCTCGCCTCCCGATTTTCCACACTGCTCCCTGAAAAGGGCGAAGGCTTGGGAAAGCATACCAGCTGAAACAATGTGTTGGTTGTAGGCTCACTGTGATTTAAAGCTTTAGACACTTGTGTAATATTAAGTTAGCACTACCGTTTTGGGGTAAAGGTGATGGTTGTTCTTTTAATTTCATAGGTGTGTTAGTTGGGGTTGCTCGAGTAGAAAGAGGTGGGTTTAGTCTGTTTTGAGACACACGCGCAGTGAACCTGTCTGTTACATTGCCCAAGTCGTGTTGCCTGATAGAATAGGCTCCACAATGCGTGTGTTAAAATGTCTGAGGCCCTGGGGGAAGGAGGGGCATTTGCATTCAGTCAAGAGATAGCGCGCATGAAAGGGGGCCAGTTTATAGTTGGGAGTCATTGATCTTTTCTTTCTCGTCTGCTTTGTGGCCAACACCGTGTGGGCATCAAAAGACTCCATCCACTTCTAAAGTGCACCAACTTCTCTTCATTCATTCCGTTTTGACATGATAAATTAAAGATCATGTACAATCTGCCTGTTCACTTCTCGTCTACCAATTTAAAGTTTGATTATGAAAAAGGTTCatgttttaatactgtataattcaACCTGCATCAATTATAGGCTACACCGAAACCCAATTAGGACActtacattatttttacacaaatatttacatttaataaatgttaagCTATGGTAATTTATTATAATTGGAGTGTAGGCATGTCAGGTTTGTTCCAGAATACACTAATTGAGAGAATGTACCGAAACATCGTGGGTCACTATTGTGGTGTTACATAGTGAAGCATTTAATAGGTATGAAATTTGGCCGAAGTGCTCTGGTTTGAGTGAGCTTTCTGATGTCTTTTGTCCTCTCAGGACGCTACATTATCTGGGTTTTCACGCTTGGTTTTAACACAAGACCATGGAGCGCTGATTTCAGCATGGAGTCATGGTATTACAACAGTCGCCTGTCTCGTTTTTCTGTCCCATAGGGGACAGATTTCACCGTTGATTACTCGCTATAATTTCATTTAGCAGGCTCTCATCTTTCCTACGGAACTTGTAAAAGCTAAGGAGGGGTTGGTGGTTAAAATGACAGCTAATCGGCAGCAAAAGAAGGCAGTCAGGCTTTAAACCTGTTTCCCTCCAATACCGCCTCACTTCGTCTTTATGCCATCATCTATCCATAAGAATAGCGCAACGAGAAACTTGTGTCCCGGTTGGACATAGTAATACAAGTGCCATTAAATGACAAGTTAAGTGTATGTTTATAAAAAGGCTCAGGCTCTCGCCCCGTTTTCACTTTTCAGCCCCAGGTCATTCATTAACCCTATCAGACCTTTGTTATGGATGCCTGCCGTAATAATTTGACTATTGGAGAACTTGTTAACAACAATTAGTGAAGCAATTATGCAATTACTGCAATAAACTATTTTCTTCCTAGAGGGAAACGAGGCATTTGCAAGCCAATGGTTAGACCAACACCAAAGATAGAGGCAAAAAAGTGGAGGGGATCTACACTATTTAGGGTAGAAACACAATGGTTACGAGGAACAATTGACAACAAAGAATATTGTTTTTAAGAACATGTAGGCTACGACTAATATCTTACATcgataatttaaaaaaatgccaaTAAATTAACCGAATTAAATCCCATTGTATCACCTTCGACAAAAAATCCAATAATTAAAGATTTTGATTCTTATTGTTGGcttattgtatttaaaattaacaTGACCAGTGTTGTAATGAATTCTGTCTGAAGGCCTATGTTAGAAATTCACAGGTTTCCATGTCTAGATGTGAGGCAAACACTGGGCCATAATTTGGCGCACCGGGAGCGAAGCAAATCGGTGTACCGCCTTCCATTCACATCGACCCATGGTGGTACTGGTGTGACCAAAACGCGCATTGTGGCAAACAAGGTCGCAGTTAAAAGGGTCGGTACATGAACAGGTGCACTGgaaaaatattagaaatataCACGGGATTTTCTGAAAAAGCCACGCGACGGACCTGTTGACGGAGCTGTTGATCAAACATCAAATAGAAATAGCGTCATG
This region includes:
- the her3 gene encoding hairy-related 3, with the protein product MVATTEKSKPIAGTKVSKPLMEKKRRARINKSLDQLKSLLESYYSSNIRKRKLEKADILELTVKHLRNLQKIKSCTAAHELSDFQFGFRGCLADFNQYLLMADNLNGSDRWMLSQLSTKLCRSLGRGDVSSTMDSGPGQAETQDKARRFVPSAAGPEETNTAKANVLKPHSPSKSRFLQNKCAQKSPGTKQAMFAAASARKETSSSCKTFHPESQRDEGANMQHVWRPW